In one Achromobacter spanius genomic region, the following are encoded:
- a CDS encoding helix-turn-helix domain-containing protein produces MNAKNIAEQLIALGLSQSEVGRRAGVSQSTVSHILTGKRGKRTSFEVVQRLQALLLQVQQEKAGARHA; encoded by the coding sequence ATGAACGCAAAAAATATTGCCGAACAACTTATCGCCCTTGGATTGAGCCAGTCCGAGGTGGGGCGGCGCGCCGGTGTGTCGCAGTCCACGGTGTCGCACATCCTCACAGGCAAACGAGGCAAGCGCACATCCTTTGAGGTTGTCCAGCGACTACAGGCGCTGCTGCTGCAAGTTCAGCAGGAAAAGGCGGGTGCGCGCCATGCGTGA